A genomic segment from Polyangium mundeleinium encodes:
- a CDS encoding outer membrane beta-barrel domain-containing protein, which yields MNQVRVGLLVAAALLAMPLTAAAQPKKAQPKEINLDEEGAEKPAEAPTEGEGAGAAEGEGETPSGEGEGLGDICKIDPSACPSINMDEAAKRDINAEMYAVQQIYALRRFRFEITPYFGITMNDQFVAHPAPGLGLNFYITNVLAVGVNGNFYAALNSPSNFNFQTSRAARVGIPITEYAWNANANFSYVPAYGKFAGFGDFIFHYDFYVLGGVGAIATRPIAVVDPDNRTFEYKPRLSFHVGGGLRIFFNRWFAVVAELSDYIFFDELENPGIPIGNDANGNPKAQDPTTWTAPETSFTNNVQAQVGFSVFLPFSWEYRLPK from the coding sequence ATGAACCAGGTTCGCGTGGGGCTCCTCGTGGCGGCTGCGCTGCTGGCCATGCCGTTGACGGCGGCAGCGCAACCGAAGAAGGCACAACCGAAGGAGATCAACCTCGACGAGGAGGGAGCCGAGAAGCCTGCTGAAGCCCCCACCGAGGGCGAGGGCGCCGGCGCCGCCGAAGGCGAGGGCGAGACTCCTAGCGGCGAGGGCGAAGGGCTCGGGGACATCTGTAAGATCGACCCGTCGGCCTGCCCGAGCATCAACATGGATGAGGCCGCGAAGCGGGACATCAACGCAGAGATGTACGCGGTGCAGCAGATCTACGCGCTGCGCCGGTTCCGCTTCGAGATCACGCCCTACTTCGGGATCACGATGAACGACCAGTTCGTCGCGCACCCCGCGCCCGGGCTCGGTCTCAACTTCTACATCACGAACGTGCTCGCGGTCGGGGTCAACGGCAACTTCTACGCCGCCTTGAACTCGCCCTCGAACTTCAACTTCCAGACGAGCCGCGCGGCGCGCGTCGGTATTCCGATCACGGAGTACGCCTGGAACGCGAACGCGAACTTCTCGTACGTGCCTGCGTACGGCAAGTTCGCCGGGTTCGGCGACTTCATCTTCCACTACGACTTCTACGTGCTCGGCGGCGTGGGTGCGATCGCGACGCGTCCGATCGCCGTCGTCGATCCCGACAACCGCACGTTCGAGTACAAGCCTCGGCTGTCGTTCCACGTCGGCGGCGGGCTCCGCATCTTCTTCAACCGCTGGTTCGCGGTCGTGGCGGAGCTCAGCGACTACATCTTCTTCGACGAGCTCGAGAACCCGGGCATCCCGATCGGCAACGACGCCAACGGCAATCCGAAGGCACAGGATCCGACGACCTGGACCGCGCCCGAGACGAGCTTCACCAACAACGTCCAGGCGCAGGTCGGCTTTTCGGTCTTCCTACCGTTCAGTTGGGAATACCGGCTGCCCAAGTGA
- the ftsY gene encoding signal recognition particle-docking protein FtsY, protein MDPLYIVIGLVVVALAVYFLFIRKPEAPKKLETPQEPKKLPEKKASEREEPAKAAGKPAKEEPKQAAPAKAKPAEEAKEAKKKEEKPAAEPAPAVVEKQPEPAPAAKQPEAKQPEPAPAQAPTPVAEPAPKPAEAGAIKPVSIAARELPAPSAPRKKDVEGLRRGLTKARETEGFFGRLKALFVGRSEVDPGLVDQIEEVLLTSDVGVKTTESLLEEIRAGIKEKKLVKDEQVWDALRRRARELLGGSGGGIKFPARPTVVMFVGVNGAGKTTTIGKLATKLKAEGRTVVLAAGDTFRAAAVQQLVVWGKRVGCEVVSGKDGANPGAVIYDAIQKAAEIGADVVLADTAGRLHTKTNLMDELTKVARTIDKALPGAPHETLLVLDATNGQNALQQAAMFKEALPLSGIVLTKLDGTAKGGVVLGVCAEHALPVRYIGIGERPDELRDFNGEEFVEALLGQADESTDAAA, encoded by the coding sequence GTGGACCCCCTCTACATCGTCATCGGTCTCGTGGTCGTGGCGCTGGCCGTCTACTTCCTGTTCATCAGGAAGCCGGAAGCGCCCAAGAAGCTCGAGACGCCGCAGGAGCCGAAGAAGCTCCCGGAGAAAAAGGCGTCCGAGCGTGAAGAGCCGGCCAAGGCCGCGGGGAAACCCGCGAAGGAGGAGCCGAAGCAGGCTGCTCCGGCGAAGGCCAAGCCGGCCGAAGAGGCCAAGGAGGCCAAGAAGAAGGAGGAGAAGCCTGCTGCCGAGCCTGCGCCGGCCGTCGTGGAGAAGCAGCCCGAGCCCGCGCCCGCGGCCAAGCAGCCCGAGGCCAAGCAGCCCGAGCCCGCGCCCGCGCAAGCTCCCACGCCGGTGGCCGAGCCCGCGCCGAAGCCCGCAGAGGCAGGCGCGATCAAGCCCGTGTCGATCGCGGCGCGCGAGCTGCCTGCACCTTCGGCTCCGCGCAAGAAGGACGTCGAGGGGCTGCGCCGCGGCCTCACGAAGGCGCGTGAGACCGAGGGCTTCTTCGGTCGTCTGAAGGCGCTCTTCGTCGGGCGCAGCGAGGTCGATCCCGGGCTCGTCGATCAGATCGAAGAAGTGCTTCTCACCTCCGACGTCGGCGTGAAGACGACCGAGTCGCTGCTCGAAGAGATCCGCGCAGGCATCAAGGAGAAGAAGCTCGTCAAGGACGAGCAGGTTTGGGATGCCTTGCGTCGTCGTGCGCGTGAGCTGCTCGGCGGGAGCGGTGGCGGCATCAAGTTCCCTGCGCGTCCCACGGTCGTGATGTTCGTGGGCGTCAACGGCGCGGGCAAGACGACGACGATCGGCAAGCTCGCGACCAAGCTCAAGGCCGAGGGCAGGACCGTTGTGCTCGCCGCGGGCGACACGTTCCGCGCTGCGGCGGTGCAGCAGCTCGTCGTGTGGGGCAAGCGCGTCGGCTGTGAAGTCGTGAGCGGCAAGGATGGAGCGAACCCGGGCGCGGTCATCTACGACGCGATCCAGAAGGCTGCGGAGATCGGCGCGGACGTCGTGCTCGCCGACACCGCGGGTCGGTTGCACACGAAGACGAACCTGATGGACGAGCTCACGAAGGTCGCGCGCACGATCGACAAGGCGCTGCCGGGAGCTCCGCACGAGACGCTCCTCGTGCTCGACGCGACGAACGGGCAGAACGCGCTGCAACAGGCGGCGATGTTCAAGGAGGCGCTGCCGCTCTCGGGCATCGTGCTGACGAAGCTCGACGGCACTGCGAAGGGCGGCGTCGTCCTCGGCGTCTGCGCGGAGCACGCGCTCCCGGTGCGTTACATCGGCATCGGCGAGCGCCCCGACGAGCTGCGTGACTTCAACGGCGAAGAGTTTGTCGAAGCGCTGCTCGGTCAAGCTGACGAGTCAACGGACGCGGCGGCGTGA
- a CDS encoding carboxypeptidase regulatory-like domain-containing protein has translation MSRSRGAKARASSRPLCTLVALLVLLLAAPVTAQTRGSGGAIRIQVRGGAQISAAATVEPSGTIVRGELLDDAGAAVAGATISLRAIAEGGAAVNLPTPSTCDATARRSRRSVRLVGTDAYEVQTDDRGAFCVRAGAAIGQASIKLRFDGDELRDPAESVVRLDAADAPLARTILRFEPAPDVIDLDRETVLLTGSLRVDRTGSSRSNAARREGLAIRVEDERGERIAEGQTGGDGRVRFEIPSASFPGPGSGELRLRFEGTTTLAKATTTQPIVRRAEVRLALAHPVDAGDPEDGVGIDVDVTTSRGPVTGGVVEALRGSESVGAGTVQGGKAHVIASFALERAGVVPLTLRYVPAAPFYKSGANLQVDVNVKGPGIARQILIAIVVLAVTAWIVFGWRRAPMPPKKDEDDEAHPVPSGRAGVEVVRASTGQGGYRGAVLDAHDGTPIAGARLAVVAPAFQGDGVVARATADERGTFVLDVPYRSDARLVIEAEEHSRYEQTLPPPGVLRVALITRRRTLLERLVKWARRTGAPFDMQPEPTPGHVRRAAFRANNAEIESWARALEQAAYGPSVVDEGVEASLLNDEPRGGRKPAA, from the coding sequence ATGTCCCGCAGCCGAGGTGCCAAGGCGAGAGCCTCGTCGCGCCCGCTGTGCACGCTCGTCGCCTTGCTCGTCCTGCTCCTCGCGGCGCCCGTCACGGCGCAGACACGAGGATCCGGAGGCGCGATTCGCATCCAGGTGCGAGGCGGCGCGCAGATCAGCGCAGCCGCGACCGTCGAGCCGTCCGGCACGATCGTCCGAGGCGAGCTCCTCGACGACGCAGGCGCCGCCGTGGCCGGCGCGACGATCTCCCTCCGTGCGATCGCGGAAGGCGGCGCTGCCGTCAACCTGCCGACGCCCTCGACGTGTGACGCGACGGCACGGAGGTCTCGACGCTCCGTTCGCCTGGTCGGCACGGACGCCTACGAGGTGCAGACCGACGATCGTGGAGCGTTCTGTGTGCGCGCCGGTGCGGCGATCGGGCAGGCGTCGATCAAGCTCCGCTTCGACGGCGACGAGCTGCGCGATCCTGCCGAGAGCGTGGTCCGCCTCGATGCAGCCGACGCACCGCTCGCGCGCACGATCCTCCGATTCGAACCCGCACCCGATGTGATCGATCTGGATCGTGAGACCGTCCTGCTCACAGGATCGCTGCGCGTTGATCGCACCGGATCGTCTCGATCCAATGCCGCGCGGCGCGAGGGGCTCGCGATCCGGGTCGAGGACGAGCGTGGCGAGCGCATCGCCGAAGGGCAGACGGGCGGCGACGGGCGCGTGCGCTTCGAGATCCCGAGCGCGTCGTTCCCCGGTCCCGGTTCGGGCGAGCTGCGTCTGCGCTTCGAGGGCACGACGACGCTCGCGAAGGCGACGACCACACAGCCGATCGTGAGGCGCGCCGAGGTGCGTCTCGCGCTCGCGCACCCCGTCGACGCGGGGGATCCCGAAGACGGCGTCGGCATCGACGTGGATGTCACGACGTCGCGAGGACCGGTGACGGGCGGCGTGGTCGAGGCGCTGCGCGGAAGCGAGAGCGTGGGCGCAGGTACGGTGCAAGGCGGGAAGGCGCACGTCATCGCGTCGTTCGCGCTCGAGCGCGCGGGCGTCGTACCCTTGACGCTTCGGTACGTGCCCGCCGCGCCCTTCTACAAGTCGGGGGCGAACCTCCAGGTCGACGTGAACGTCAAGGGGCCTGGCATCGCGCGGCAGATCTTGATCGCCATCGTGGTGCTTGCGGTGACTGCGTGGATCGTCTTCGGCTGGCGGCGCGCGCCGATGCCGCCGAAAAAAGACGAGGACGACGAAGCGCATCCCGTGCCCTCGGGGCGCGCCGGTGTCGAGGTCGTGCGAGCGTCGACCGGACAGGGTGGTTATCGTGGCGCGGTGCTCGACGCACATGATGGAACCCCGATCGCCGGCGCACGGCTCGCCGTGGTGGCGCCCGCGTTCCAGGGCGACGGTGTCGTCGCGCGCGCGACCGCCGACGAACGTGGAACCTTCGTGCTGGATGTGCCCTACCGCAGCGACGCGCGTCTCGTGATCGAAGCGGAGGAGCACAGCAGGTACGAGCAGACGCTCCCTCCGCCGGGGGTGCTGCGCGTTGCCCTGATCACCCGCCGCCGCACGCTGCTCGAACGGCTTGTGAAGTGGGCGCGCCGCACCGGAGCGCCCTTCGACATGCAACCCGAGCCGACCCCCGGGCACGTACGGCGGGCGGCTTTCCGCGCGAACAACGCGGAAATCGAGTCCTGGGCGCGAGCCCTCGAGCAAGCCGCCTACGGCCCCTCCGTCGTCGACGAGGGGGTCGAGGCGTCGCTCCTCAACGACGAACCCAGGGGCGGCCGAAAGCCGGCGGCATGA
- a CDS encoding HEAT repeat domain-containing protein: MRKSVPVVAALSLFVLTPEVVRADPRTGYLVQQLKTSEDFRVRTQAALALGASGDEAAVKPLCDALTDGNESVKVAAAAALGKLGKPAGLPCLQTAIKNEKGASTKTQMQKSIDTLKSGGVAAPPPPGPDTKYYVAIEISNKTKRPAAEVETIVRAAMQTKLLGKAGYAVAPKGETAAQGGKLVNSKKLKGFYLIASVEPPVYENGNLTQIVRVSMWTYPGKALQGEFSPKLTQSDTPKTDVQSENVLMKMCVENAIDSFAKIVASM, encoded by the coding sequence ATGCGAAAGAGCGTCCCCGTCGTCGCGGCCCTCTCGTTGTTCGTGCTGACCCCCGAGGTCGTGCGAGCGGATCCTCGCACCGGTTATCTCGTCCAGCAGCTCAAGACGAGTGAAGACTTCCGCGTGCGAACGCAGGCAGCACTCGCGCTCGGCGCGTCGGGCGATGAGGCCGCCGTCAAGCCTCTCTGCGATGCGCTCACGGATGGCAACGAGTCGGTGAAGGTCGCCGCGGCGGCCGCGCTCGGCAAGCTCGGCAAGCCTGCAGGCCTGCCGTGTCTGCAGACCGCGATCAAGAACGAAAAGGGCGCCTCCACGAAGACGCAGATGCAGAAATCGATCGACACGCTGAAGAGCGGCGGCGTGGCTGCGCCTCCTCCGCCCGGCCCCGACACGAAGTACTACGTGGCGATCGAGATCTCGAACAAGACGAAGCGGCCTGCGGCCGAGGTCGAGACGATCGTACGTGCGGCGATGCAGACGAAGCTCCTCGGCAAGGCGGGATATGCCGTCGCGCCCAAGGGCGAGACGGCTGCACAAGGCGGCAAGCTCGTCAACTCGAAAAAGTTGAAGGGCTTCTATCTCATCGCCAGCGTCGAGCCGCCGGTGTACGAAAATGGAAACCTCACGCAGATCGTACGCGTGAGCATGTGGACGTACCCGGGCAAGGCGCTGCAGGGCGAGTTCTCGCCAAAGCTCACGCAGTCCGACACGCCCAAGACCGACGTACAGAGCGAAAACGTGCTCATGAAGATGTGCGTGGAGAACGCCATCGACAGCTTCGCGAAGATCGTCGCGTCAATGTGA
- a CDS encoding HAMP domain-containing protein: MSEASVTPPAATSGRQQRRIRNFLLDKRFQLKYAGFLAAIALVVSLLLGAVLWWTSNKLIDQSRQAVVQQKALVTQGQETVKRGQLALAERKKNDELVKMNIAKAYEDSPELAKQFNKDAENDASRLKDEQASLERDADSLKQQAAELERQAAAVEEQQRNLILGLVLALGFLVACIWSAGIVVTHKIAGPVFKMKRMFGRVGEGHLGLRERLRKGDEMQDFFESFDQMLGSLRAQKTREIEQIDAAIARVEADASSDGVAMLKKLRAEMQSQIDG, from the coding sequence ATGAGCGAGGCTTCTGTCACCCCGCCCGCCGCCACGAGCGGCCGCCAGCAGCGCCGCATCCGCAACTTCCTCCTCGATAAGCGCTTCCAGCTCAAGTACGCGGGTTTTCTCGCGGCGATCGCGCTTGTCGTTTCCCTCCTCCTCGGCGCGGTCCTCTGGTGGACGAGCAACAAGCTGATCGATCAGAGCCGCCAGGCCGTCGTGCAGCAGAAGGCGCTCGTCACGCAAGGACAGGAGACCGTCAAGCGCGGTCAGCTCGCGCTCGCCGAGCGGAAGAAGAACGACGAGCTCGTCAAGATGAACATCGCGAAGGCGTACGAGGATTCGCCCGAGCTCGCGAAGCAGTTCAACAAGGACGCGGAGAACGACGCCTCGAGGCTCAAGGACGAGCAAGCGAGCCTCGAGAGGGACGCGGACTCCTTGAAGCAGCAAGCCGCCGAGCTCGAGCGCCAGGCCGCCGCGGTGGAGGAGCAGCAGCGCAACTTGATCCTCGGTCTCGTGCTCGCGCTCGGCTTCCTCGTCGCGTGCATCTGGAGCGCGGGGATCGTCGTCACGCACAAGATCGCGGGGCCCGTCTTCAAGATGAAGCGCATGTTCGGTCGTGTCGGCGAGGGCCACCTCGGTCTGCGTGAGCGCCTGCGCAAGGGCGACGAGATGCAAGACTTTTTCGAGTCGTTCGATCAGATGCTCGGCAGTCTCCGTGCGCAGAAGACGCGCGAGATCGAGCAGATCGACGCCGCGATCGCGCGCGTGGAGGCGGACGCCTCGAGCGACGGCGTGGCGATGTTGAAGAAGCTGCGCGCCGAGATGCAGTCGCAGATCGACGGCTGA
- a CDS encoding YraN family protein: MTRPPRPPPASSEVIPSVNARVNSPRDARHRAGARAEDAAADHFVRAGCTILGRNVRVGRAEIDLLLRDGVVIVVVEVRTRGPRSYQRALDSIDARKRARLRAAGQRLWTSKFARDERIERMRFDAVAVAFTPEGEPLVEHVKAAF; this comes from the coding sequence GTGACGCGTCCTCCTCGTCCCCCGCCCGCCTCTTCCGAAGTAATTCCTTCTGTCAATGCCCGAGTCAACTCGCCGCGCGATGCGCGTCATCGCGCAGGCGCGCGCGCCGAAGATGCGGCCGCAGATCACTTCGTTCGTGCGGGATGCACGATCCTCGGCCGCAACGTGCGCGTGGGGCGTGCCGAGATCGATCTGCTCCTGCGCGACGGAGTCGTGATCGTGGTCGTCGAGGTCCGCACACGCGGGCCACGAAGCTACCAGCGTGCGCTCGACAGCATTGACGCACGGAAGCGCGCGCGCCTGCGCGCTGCTGGACAGCGGCTCTGGACTTCGAAGTTCGCGCGCGACGAGAGGATCGAGCGCATGCGCTTCGACGCCGTCGCCGTCGCGTTCACGCCCGAAGGCGAGCCGCTCGTCGAGCACGTCAAAGCAGCGTTCTGA